From the Corythoichthys intestinalis isolate RoL2023-P3 chromosome 13, ASM3026506v1, whole genome shotgun sequence genome, one window contains:
- the cth1 gene encoding cysteine three histidine 1 yields MIKASGESLSLPSWNDQELVDDLLSGDGPGRGGAGFSLVKALLPVSDPPFGTIQWACSTRYKTELCMSYASTGSCRYAERCTFAHGLCDLHVPFRHPKYKTKPCRSYHGLGRCHYGSRCCFVHGAAERRPAQRDDFRHANVPCRTFSKFGICPYGAHCHFLHVEGAPKEAGKPQSALCYTFSSFGFCPYGTWCRFRHVLPDAVKSTSPSLGSEGPASPMLDSQSASPSASPKASCATAFSSSIFQRRMRRMESEEACDMWELL; encoded by the exons ATGATAAAA GCTAGCGGCGAATCGCTAAGTCTTCCCTCTTGGAATGATCAGGAACTGGTAGACGACCTGCTTTCCGGTGACGGGCCCGGCAGAGGCGGTGCGGGATTTTCCCTGGTCAAGGCCTTACTTCCCGTGTCGGATCCCCCATTTGGCACAATTCAGTGGGCGTGCTCCACCCGCTACAAGACGGAGCTGTGCATGAGCTACGCCTCCACGGGCTCATGCCGCTACGCCGAGCGCTGCACTTTCGCCCACGGCCTGTGTGACCTTCACGTACCCTTCCGCCACCCAAAGTACAAGACCAAACCGTGCCGCAGCTACCACGGGCTGGGCCGCTGCCATTACGGCAGCCGCTGCTGCTTTGTCCACGGCGCCGCGGAGCGTCGGCCGGCGCAACGCGACGATTTCCGCCACGCCAACGTGCCCTGCCGCACTTTTAGTAAATTTGGCATCTGCCCTTACGGGGCGCACTGCCACTTCTTGCATGTCGAGGGCGCCCCCAAGGAGGCCGGGAAGCCTCAGAGCGCCTTATGCTACACTTTTAGCTCTTTTGGCTTTTGCCCATACGGCACGTGGTGCCGCTTCCGCCACGTCCTGCCCGACGCGGTGAAAAGCACCTCGCCCAGCCTGGGGAGTGAAGGCCCGGCCTCGCCCATGTTAGACTCCCAGTCCGCGTCGCCGTCTGCCTCCCCAAAAGCAAGCTGCGCCACAGCATTTTCCAGCAGCATATTCCAGCGACGTATGCGGCGAATGGAGAGCGAGGAGGCCTGCGACATGTGGGAATTGCTGTAA